One genomic window of Equus caballus isolate H_3958 breed thoroughbred chromosome 6, TB-T2T, whole genome shotgun sequence includes the following:
- the CHD4 gene encoding chromodomain-helicase-DNA-binding protein 4 isoform X2, translating to MASGLGSPSPCSAGSEEEDMDALLSNSLPPPHPENEEDPEEDLSETETPKLKKKKKPKKPRDPKIPKSKRQKKERMLLCRQLGDSSGEGPEFVEEEEEVALRSDSEGSDYTPGKKKKKKLGPKKEKKSKSKRKEEEEEDDDDDDSKEPKSSAQLLEDWGMEDIDHVFSEEDYRTLTNYKAFSQFVRPLIAAKNPKIAVSKMMMVLGAKWREFSTNNPFKGSSGASVAAAAAAAVAVVESMVTATEVAPPPPPVEVPIRKAKTKEGKGPNARRKPKGSPRVPDAKKPKPKKVAPLKIKLGGFGSKRKRSSSEDDDLDVESDFDDASINSYSVSDGSTSRSSRSRKKLRTTKKKKKGEEEVTAVDGYETDHQDYCEVCQQGGEIILCDTCPRAYHMVCLDPDMEKAPEGKWSCPHCEKEGIQWEAKEDNSEGEEILEEVGGDPEEEDDHHMEFCRVCKDGGELLCCDTCPSSYHIHCLNPPLPEIPNGEWLCPRCTCPALKGKVQKILIWKWGQPPSPTPVPRPPDADPNTPSPKPLEGRPERQFFVKWQGMSYWHCSWVSELQLELHCQVMFRNYQRKNDMDEPPSGDFGGDEEKSRKRKNKDPKFAEMEERFYRYGIKPEWMMIHRILNHSVDKKGHVHYLIKWRDLPYDQASWESEDVEIQDYDLFKQSYWNHRELMRGEEGRPGKKLKKVKLRKLERPPETPTVDPTVKYERQPEYLDATGGTLHPYQMEGLNWLRFSWAQGTDTILADEMGLGKTVQTAVFLYSLYKEGHSKGPFLVSAPLSTIINWEREFEMWAPDMYVVTYVGDKDSRAIIRENEFSFEDNAIRGGKKASRMKKEASVKFHVLLTSYELITIDMAILGSIDWACLIVDEAHRLKNNQSKFFRVLNGYSLQHKLLLTGTPLQNNLEELFHLLNFLTPERFHNLEGFLEEFADIAKEDQIKKLHDMLGPHMLRRLKADVFKNMPSKTELIVRVELSPMQKKYYKYILTRNFEALNARGGGNQVSLLNVVMDLKKCCNHPYLFPVAAMEAPKMPNGMYDGSALIRASGKLLLLQKMLKNLKEGGHRVLIFSQMTKMLDLLEDFLEHEGYKYERIDGGITGNMRQEAIDRFNAPGAQQFCFLLSTRAGGLGINLATADTVIIYDSDWNPHNDIQAFSRAHRIGQNKKVMIYRFVTRASVEERITQVAKKKMMLTHLVVRPGLGSKTGSMSKQELDDILKFGTEELFKDEATDGGGDNKEGEDSSVIHYDDKAIERLLDRNQDETEDTELQGMNEYLSSFKVAQYVVREEEMGEEEEVEREIIKQEESVDPDYWEKLLRHHYEQQQEDLARNLGKGKRIRKQVNYNDGSQEDRDWQDDQSDNQSDYSVASEEGDEDFDERSEAPRRPSRKGLRNDKDKPLPPLLARVGGNIEVLGFNARQRKAFLNAIMRYGMPPQDAFTTQWLVRDLRGKSEKEFKAYVSLFMRHLCEPGADGAETFADGVPREGLSRQHVLTRIGVMSLIRKKVQEFEHVNGRWSMPELAEVEENKKMSQPGSPSPKTPTPSTPGDTQPNTPAPAPPAEDGIKIEENSVKEEESAEGEKEVKSAAPEATAECTQPPAPASEDEKVLVEPPEGEEKVEKAEVKERTDEPMETEPKGVADVEKVEEKSAIDLTPIVVEDKEEKKEEEEKKEVMLQNGETPKDLNDEKQKKNIKQRFMFNIADGGFTELHSLWQNEERAATVTKKTYEIWHRRHDYWLLAGIINHGYARWQDIQNDPRYAILNEPFKGEMNRGNFLEIKNKFLARRFKLLEQALVIEEQLRRAAYLNMSEDPSHPSMALNTRFAEVECLAESHQHLSKESMAGNKPANAVLHKGILKQLEELLSDMKADVTRLPATIARIPPVAVRLQMSERNILSRLANRAPEPTPQQVAQQQ from the exons ACCCCTCATTGCTGCCAAAAACCCCAAGATTGCTGTGTCCAAGATGATGATGGTTTTGGGTGCAAAGTGGCGGGAGTTCAGCACCAACAACCCCTTCAAAGGCAGTTCTGGGGCTTCAGTggcagcggcggcagcggcagcAGTGGCTGTGGTGGAGAGCATGGTGACAGCCACTGAGGTTGCACCACCTCCTCCCCCTGTGGAGGTGCCTATCCGCAAAGCCAAGACCAAGGAGGGCAAAG GTCCTAATGCTCGTAGGAAGCCCAAAGGCAGTCCTCGTGTACCTGATGCCAAGAAGCCTAAACCGAAGAAAGTAGCTCCGCTGAAAATCAAGCTGGGAGGTTTTGGTTCTAAGCGTAAGAGATCTTCG AGTGAGGACGACGACTTGGATGTGGAGTCTGACTTCGATGATGCCAGTATCAATAGCTATTCTGTTTCTGATGGTTCCACCAGCCGCAGTAGCCGCAGCCGCAAGAAACTCCGgaccactaaaaagaaaaagaaag GCGAGGAGGAGGTGACTGCTGTGGATGGTTATGAGACAGACCACCAGGACTATTGCGAGGTGTGCCAGCAAGGCGGTGAGATCATCCTGTGTGATACCTGTCCGCGAGCTTACCACATGGTCTGCCTGGATCCAGATATGGAGAAGGCTCCTGAGGGCAAGTGGAGCTGCCCCCACTGT GAGAAGGAAGGCATCCAGTGGGAGGCTAAGGAGGACAattcagagggagaggagatcctgGAAGAGGTTGGGGGAGACCCTGAAGAAGAGGATGACCACCATATGGAATTCTGTCGGGTCTGCAAGGATGGTGGGGAGCTGCTCTGCTGTGACACTTGTCCTTCCTCCTACCACATCCACTGCCTGAACCCCCCGCTTCCAGAGATCCCCAATGGTGAATGGCTCTGTCCCCGTTGTACG tgtccAGCTCTTAAGGGCAAAGTTCAGAAGATCCTAATCTGGAAGTGGGGTCAGCCACCATCTCCCACACCGGTGCCTCGACCTCCAGATGCTGATCCCAATACTCCCTCTCCCAAGCCGTTGGAGGGGCGGCCAGAGCGGCAGTTCTTTGTGAAATGGCAAGGCATGTCTTATTGGCACTGCTCCTGGGTGTCTGAACTGCAG TTGGAGCTGCACTGTCAAGTGATGTTCCGCAACTATCAGCGGAAGAATGATATGGATGAGCCACCTTCTGGGGACTTTGGTGGTGATGAAGAGAAGAGCCGAAAGCGAAAGAACAAGGACCCTAAATTTGCAGAGATGGAGGAACGCTTCTATCGCTATGGGATAAAACCTGAGTGGATGATGATCCACCGAATTCTCAACCACAG TGTGGACAAGAAGGGCCATGTTCACTACTTGATCAAGTGGCGAGATTTGCCCTATGATCAGGCATCCTGGgagagtgaggatgtggagatacAGGACTATGACCTGTTCAAGCAGAGTTATTGGAATCACAG GGAGTTAATGAGGGGTGAGGAAGGACGACCAGGCAAGAAACTCAAGAAGGTGAAGCTAAGGAAGTTGGAGAGGCCTCCTGAAACTCCAACAGTCGAT CCAACAGTGAAGTATGAGCGACAGCCAGAGTACCTGGATGCTACAGGTGGAACCCTGCACCCCTATCAAATGGAGGGCTTGAATTGGTTGCGCTTCTCCTGGGCTCAGGGCACTGATACCATCTTGGCTGATGAGATGGGCCTTGGGAAGACTGTCCAGAcagcagtcttcctctattcccTCTACAAGGAG GGTCATTCCAAAGGCCCCTTCCTAGTGAGTGCCCCTCTTTCTACCATCATCAACTGGGAGCGGGAGTTTGAGATGTGGGCTCCAGATATGTATGTGGTGACCTATGTGGGAGACAAAGATAGCCGTGCCATCATCCGAGAGAATGAGTTCTCCTTTGAAGACAACGCCATTCGTGGTGGCAAGAAGGCCTCTCGCATGAAG AAAGAGGCATCTGTGAAATTCCATGTGCTGCTGACATCCTATGAGTTGATCACCATTGACATGGCTATCTTGGGGTCTATTGACTGGGCCTGCCTCATCGTGGATGAAGCCCATCGGCTTAAGAACAATCAGTCTAAG TTCTTCCGGGTCTTAAATGGTTACTCACTCCAGCACAAGCTGTTACTGACTGGGACTCCATTACAAAACAATCTAGAAGAGTTGTTTCATCTGCTCAACTTTCTCACCCCCGAGAGGTTCCA CAATTtggaaggtttcctggaggagtTTGCTGACATTGCCAAAGAGGACCAGATTAAAAAACTGCATGACATGCTAGGGCCTCACATGTTGCGGCGGCTCAAAGCTGATGTGTTCAAGAATATGCCATCCAAGACAGAGCTGATTGTGCGTGTGGAACTGAGCCCTATGCAGAA GAAATACTACAAGTACATCCTCACTCGAAATTTTGAGGCACTCAATGCTCGAGGTGGTGGCAACCAGGTCTCTCTGCTAAATGTGGTGATGGATCTTAAGAAGTGCTGCAATCACCCATATCTCTTCCCTGTAGCTGCAATG gaAGCCCCTAAGATGCCTAATGGCATGTATGATGGCAGTGCCCTAATCAGAGCATCTGGGAAATTATTGCTGCTACAGAAGATGCTCAAGAACCTTAAGGAGGGTGGGCACCGTGTACTCATCTTCTCCCAG ATGACCAAGATGCTGGACCTACTAGAGGATTTCTTGGAACATGAAGGTTATAAGTATGAACGTATTGATGGTGGAATCACTGGGAACATGCGTCAAGAGGCCATTGACCGCTTCAATG caccgGGTGCTCAGCAGTTCTGCTTCTTGCTTTCCACTCGAGCTGGGGGCCTTGGAATCAATCTGGCCACTGCTGACACAGTTATTATCTATGACTCTGACTGGAACCCCCATAATGACATCCAG GCCTTTAGCAGAGCTCACCGTATTGGGCAAAATAAGAAGGTGATGATCTATCGGTTTGTGACCCGTGCGTCAGTGGAGGAGCGCATCACGCAGGTGGCAAAGAAGAAGATGATGCTGACGCATCTAGTGGTTCGGCCTGGGCTGGGCTCCAAGACTGGATCCATGTCCAAACAGGAGCTTGACGACATCCTCAAATTTGGCACTGAGGAACTATTCAAGGACGAAGCTACAGATGGAG GAGGAGACAACAAAGAGGGAGAAGATAGTAGTGTTATCCACTATGATGATAAGGCCATTGAAAGACTGCTGGACCGTAACCAGGATGAGACTGAAGATACAGAATTGCAGGGCATGAATGAATATTTGAGCTCATTCAAAGTGGCCCAGTATGTGGTGCGGGAAGAAGAAATGGGG gaggaagaggaggtagAACGGGAAAtcataaaacaagaagaaagtgtGGATCCTGACTACTGGGAGAAATTGCTGCGGCACCATTATGAGCAGCAGCAAGAAGATCTGGCCCGAAATCTgggcaaaggaaaaagaatccGTAAACAGGTCAACTACAATGATGGCTCCCAGGAGGACCGAG atTGGCAGGACGACCAGTCCGACAACCAGTCCGATTATTCAGTGGCCTCAGAGGAAGGTGATGAAGACTTTGATGAACGTTCAGAAG CTCCCCGCAGGCCCAGTCGTAAGGGCCTGCGGAACGATAAAGATAAGCCATTGCCTCCTCTGTTGGCCCGTGTTGGTGGGAATATTGAA GTACTTGGTTTTAATGCTCGTCAGCGAAAAGCCTTTCTTAATGCAATTATGcgatatgggatgccacctcaggatGCTTTTACCACCCAGTGGCTTGTGAGAGATCTGCGAGGCAAATCAGAGAAAGAGTTCAA GGCTTACGTCTCTCTTTTTATGCGGCATTTATGTGAGCCGGGAGCAGATGGGGCTGAGACCTTTGCTGATGGTGTCCCCAGAGAAGGCCTGTCTCGCCAGCACGTTCTTACCAGGATTGGTGTTATGTCCTTGATTCGCAAGAAG GTTCAGGAGTTTGAACATGTTAATGGGCGCTGGAGCATGCCTGAACTTGCTGAagtagaggaaaacaaaaaaatgtccCAGCCCGGGTCACCTTCCCCCAAGACTCCTACACCCTCCACTCCAGGGGACACGCAACCCAATACTCCTGCACCTGCTCCACCTGCCG AGGATGggataaaaatagaggaaaatagcGTCAAAGAAGAGGAGAGtgcagaaggagaaaaggaggttAAATCTGCAGCCCCTGAGGCCACCGCTGAG tgtacacagccccctgcccctgcctcagaGGATGAAAAGGTCCTTGTTGAACCtcctgagggagaagagaaggtggaaaaggcagaGGTGAAGGAGAGAACAGACGAACCTATGGAGACAGAGCCCAAAG GTGTTGCTGATGTGGAAAAGGTGGAGGAGAAGTCAGCAATAGATCTCACCCCCATTGTGGTAGAGGACAAAG aagagaagaaagaagaagaagagaaaaaagaggtgaTGCTTCAGAATGGAGAGACTCCCAAGGACCTGAATGatgagaagcagaagaaaaatattaagcagCGTTTCATGTTCAACATCGCAGATGGTGGTTTTACTG AGTTGCATTCCCTTTGGCAGAATGAGGAGCGGGCAGCCACAGTCACCAAGAAGACTTACGAGATCTGGCATCGACGGCATGACTACTGGCTGCTGGCTGGCATCATAAA CCATGGCTATGCTCGGTGGCAGGACATCCAGAATGACCCACGTTATGCCATCCTCAATGAGCCTTTCAAGGGTGAAATGAACCGTGGCAATTTCTTAGAGATCAAGAATAAATTCCTAGCCCGAAGGTTCAAG CTCTTAGAACAAGCCCTGGTGATTGAGGAACAGCTGCGCCGGGCAGCTTACCTGAACATGTCAGAGGACCCCTCTCACCCTTCCATGGCCCTAAACACCCGCTTTGCTGAGGTGGAGTGTTTGGCGGAGAGTCATCAGCACCTGTCCAAGGAGTCAATGGCAGGAAACAAGCCAGCCAATGCAGTCCTGCACAAAGGTA TTCTGAAACAGCTAGAAGAGCTGCTGAGTGACATGAAAGCCGATGTGACTCGACTCCCAGCTACTATTGCCCGAATTCCCCCAGTTGCTGTGCGGCTACAGATGTCAGAGCGTAACATTCTCAGCCGCCTGGCAAATCGAGCACCTGAACCTACTCCACAGCAG GTAGCCCAGCAGCAGTGA
- the CHD4 gene encoding chromodomain-helicase-DNA-binding protein 4 isoform X14, which yields MASGLGSPSPCSAGSEEEDMDALLSNSLPPPHPENEEDPEEDLSETETPKLKKKKKPKKPRDPKIPKSKRQKKELGDSSGEGPEFVEEEEEVALRSDSEGSDYTPGKKKKKKLGPKKEKKSKSKRKEEEEEDDDDDDSKEPKSSAQLLEDWGMEDIDHVFSEEDYRTLTNYKAFSQFVRPLIAAKNPKIAVSKMMMVLGAKWREFSTNNPFKGSSGASVAAAAAAAVAVVESMVTATEVAPPPPPVEVPIRKAKTKEGKGPNARRKPKGSPRVPDAKKPKPKKVAPLKIKLGGFGSKRKRSSSEDDDLDVESDFDDASINSYSVSDGSTSRSSRSRKKLRTTKKKKKDHQDYCEVCQQGGEIILCDTCPRAYHMVCLDPDMEKAPEGKWSCPHCEKEGIQWEAKEDNSEGEEILEEVGGDPEEEDDHHMEFCRVCKDGGELLCCDTCPSSYHIHCLNPPLPEIPNGEWLCPRCTCPALKGKVQKILIWKWGQPPSPTPVPRPPDADPNTPSPKPLEGRPERQFFVKWQGMSYWHCSWVSELQLELHCQVMFRNYQRKNDMDEPPSGDFGGDEEKSRKRKNKDPKFAEMEERFYRYGIKPEWMMIHRILNHSVDKKGHVHYLIKWRDLPYDQASWESEDVEIQDYDLFKQSYWNHRELMRGEEGRPGKKLKKVKLRKLERPPETPTVDPTVKYERQPEYLDATGGTLHPYQMEGLNWLRFSWAQGTDTILADEMGLGKTVQTAVFLYSLYKEGHSKGPFLVSAPLSTIINWEREFEMWAPDMYVVTYVGDKDSRAIIRENEFSFEDNAIRGGKKASRMKKEASVKFHVLLTSYELITIDMAILGSIDWACLIVDEAHRLKNNQSKFFRVLNGYSLQHKLLLTGTPLQNNLEELFHLLNFLTPERFHNLEGFLEEFADIAKEDQIKKLHDMLGPHMLRRLKADVFKNMPSKTELIVRVELSPMQKKYYKYILTRNFEALNARGGGNQVSLLNVVMDLKKCCNHPYLFPVAAMEAPKMPNGMYDGSALIRASGKLLLLQKMLKNLKEGGHRVLIFSQMTKMLDLLEDFLEHEGYKYERIDGGITGNMRQEAIDRFNAPGAQQFCFLLSTRAGGLGINLATADTVIIYDSDWNPHNDIQAFSRAHRIGQNKKVMIYRFVTRASVEERITQVAKKKMMLTHLVVRPGLGSKTGSMSKQELDDILKFGTEELFKDEATDGGGDNKEGEDSSVIHYDDKAIERLLDRNQDETEDTELQGMNEYLSSFKVAQYVVREEEMGEEEEVEREIIKQEESVDPDYWEKLLRHHYEQQQEDLARNLGKGKRIRKQVNYNDGSQEDRDWQDDQSDNQSDYSVASEEGDEDFDERSEAPRRPSRKGLRNDKDKPLPPLLARVGGNIEVLGFNARQRKAFLNAIMRYGMPPQDAFTTQWLVRDLRGKSEKEFKAYVSLFMRHLCEPGADGAETFADGVPREGLSRQHVLTRIGVMSLIRKKVQEFEHVNGRWSMPELAEVEENKKMSQPGSPSPKTPTPSTPGDTQPNTPAPAPPAEDGIKIEENSVKEEESAEGEKEVKSAAPEATAECTQPPAPASEDEKVLVEPPEGEEKVEKAEVKERTDEPMETEPKGVADVEKVEEKSAIDLTPIVVEDKEEKKEEEEKKEVMLQNGETPKDLNDEKQKKNIKQRFMFNIADGGFTELHSLWQNEERAATVTKKTYEIWHRRHDYWLLAGIINHGYARWQDIQNDPRYAILNEPFKGEMNRGNFLEIKNKFLARRFKLLEQALVIEEQLRRAAYLNMSEDPSHPSMALNTRFAEVECLAESHQHLSKESMAGNKPANAVLHKVLKQLEELLSDMKADVTRLPATIARIPPVAVRLQMSERNILSRLANRAPEPTPQQVAQQQ from the exons ACCCCTCATTGCTGCCAAAAACCCCAAGATTGCTGTGTCCAAGATGATGATGGTTTTGGGTGCAAAGTGGCGGGAGTTCAGCACCAACAACCCCTTCAAAGGCAGTTCTGGGGCTTCAGTggcagcggcggcagcggcagcAGTGGCTGTGGTGGAGAGCATGGTGACAGCCACTGAGGTTGCACCACCTCCTCCCCCTGTGGAGGTGCCTATCCGCAAAGCCAAGACCAAGGAGGGCAAAG GTCCTAATGCTCGTAGGAAGCCCAAAGGCAGTCCTCGTGTACCTGATGCCAAGAAGCCTAAACCGAAGAAAGTAGCTCCGCTGAAAATCAAGCTGGGAGGTTTTGGTTCTAAGCGTAAGAGATCTTCG AGTGAGGACGACGACTTGGATGTGGAGTCTGACTTCGATGATGCCAGTATCAATAGCTATTCTGTTTCTGATGGTTCCACCAGCCGCAGTAGCCGCAGCCGCAAGAAACTCCGgaccactaaaaagaaaaagaaag ACCACCAGGACTATTGCGAGGTGTGCCAGCAAGGCGGTGAGATCATCCTGTGTGATACCTGTCCGCGAGCTTACCACATGGTCTGCCTGGATCCAGATATGGAGAAGGCTCCTGAGGGCAAGTGGAGCTGCCCCCACTGT GAGAAGGAAGGCATCCAGTGGGAGGCTAAGGAGGACAattcagagggagaggagatcctgGAAGAGGTTGGGGGAGACCCTGAAGAAGAGGATGACCACCATATGGAATTCTGTCGGGTCTGCAAGGATGGTGGGGAGCTGCTCTGCTGTGACACTTGTCCTTCCTCCTACCACATCCACTGCCTGAACCCCCCGCTTCCAGAGATCCCCAATGGTGAATGGCTCTGTCCCCGTTGTACG tgtccAGCTCTTAAGGGCAAAGTTCAGAAGATCCTAATCTGGAAGTGGGGTCAGCCACCATCTCCCACACCGGTGCCTCGACCTCCAGATGCTGATCCCAATACTCCCTCTCCCAAGCCGTTGGAGGGGCGGCCAGAGCGGCAGTTCTTTGTGAAATGGCAAGGCATGTCTTATTGGCACTGCTCCTGGGTGTCTGAACTGCAG TTGGAGCTGCACTGTCAAGTGATGTTCCGCAACTATCAGCGGAAGAATGATATGGATGAGCCACCTTCTGGGGACTTTGGTGGTGATGAAGAGAAGAGCCGAAAGCGAAAGAACAAGGACCCTAAATTTGCAGAGATGGAGGAACGCTTCTATCGCTATGGGATAAAACCTGAGTGGATGATGATCCACCGAATTCTCAACCACAG TGTGGACAAGAAGGGCCATGTTCACTACTTGATCAAGTGGCGAGATTTGCCCTATGATCAGGCATCCTGGgagagtgaggatgtggagatacAGGACTATGACCTGTTCAAGCAGAGTTATTGGAATCACAG GGAGTTAATGAGGGGTGAGGAAGGACGACCAGGCAAGAAACTCAAGAAGGTGAAGCTAAGGAAGTTGGAGAGGCCTCCTGAAACTCCAACAGTCGAT CCAACAGTGAAGTATGAGCGACAGCCAGAGTACCTGGATGCTACAGGTGGAACCCTGCACCCCTATCAAATGGAGGGCTTGAATTGGTTGCGCTTCTCCTGGGCTCAGGGCACTGATACCATCTTGGCTGATGAGATGGGCCTTGGGAAGACTGTCCAGAcagcagtcttcctctattcccTCTACAAGGAG GGTCATTCCAAAGGCCCCTTCCTAGTGAGTGCCCCTCTTTCTACCATCATCAACTGGGAGCGGGAGTTTGAGATGTGGGCTCCAGATATGTATGTGGTGACCTATGTGGGAGACAAAGATAGCCGTGCCATCATCCGAGAGAATGAGTTCTCCTTTGAAGACAACGCCATTCGTGGTGGCAAGAAGGCCTCTCGCATGAAG AAAGAGGCATCTGTGAAATTCCATGTGCTGCTGACATCCTATGAGTTGATCACCATTGACATGGCTATCTTGGGGTCTATTGACTGGGCCTGCCTCATCGTGGATGAAGCCCATCGGCTTAAGAACAATCAGTCTAAG TTCTTCCGGGTCTTAAATGGTTACTCACTCCAGCACAAGCTGTTACTGACTGGGACTCCATTACAAAACAATCTAGAAGAGTTGTTTCATCTGCTCAACTTTCTCACCCCCGAGAGGTTCCA CAATTtggaaggtttcctggaggagtTTGCTGACATTGCCAAAGAGGACCAGATTAAAAAACTGCATGACATGCTAGGGCCTCACATGTTGCGGCGGCTCAAAGCTGATGTGTTCAAGAATATGCCATCCAAGACAGAGCTGATTGTGCGTGTGGAACTGAGCCCTATGCAGAA GAAATACTACAAGTACATCCTCACTCGAAATTTTGAGGCACTCAATGCTCGAGGTGGTGGCAACCAGGTCTCTCTGCTAAATGTGGTGATGGATCTTAAGAAGTGCTGCAATCACCCATATCTCTTCCCTGTAGCTGCAATG gaAGCCCCTAAGATGCCTAATGGCATGTATGATGGCAGTGCCCTAATCAGAGCATCTGGGAAATTATTGCTGCTACAGAAGATGCTCAAGAACCTTAAGGAGGGTGGGCACCGTGTACTCATCTTCTCCCAG ATGACCAAGATGCTGGACCTACTAGAGGATTTCTTGGAACATGAAGGTTATAAGTATGAACGTATTGATGGTGGAATCACTGGGAACATGCGTCAAGAGGCCATTGACCGCTTCAATG caccgGGTGCTCAGCAGTTCTGCTTCTTGCTTTCCACTCGAGCTGGGGGCCTTGGAATCAATCTGGCCACTGCTGACACAGTTATTATCTATGACTCTGACTGGAACCCCCATAATGACATCCAG GCCTTTAGCAGAGCTCACCGTATTGGGCAAAATAAGAAGGTGATGATCTATCGGTTTGTGACCCGTGCGTCAGTGGAGGAGCGCATCACGCAGGTGGCAAAGAAGAAGATGATGCTGACGCATCTAGTGGTTCGGCCTGGGCTGGGCTCCAAGACTGGATCCATGTCCAAACAGGAGCTTGACGACATCCTCAAATTTGGCACTGAGGAACTATTCAAGGACGAAGCTACAGATGGAG GAGGAGACAACAAAGAGGGAGAAGATAGTAGTGTTATCCACTATGATGATAAGGCCATTGAAAGACTGCTGGACCGTAACCAGGATGAGACTGAAGATACAGAATTGCAGGGCATGAATGAATATTTGAGCTCATTCAAAGTGGCCCAGTATGTGGTGCGGGAAGAAGAAATGGGG gaggaagaggaggtagAACGGGAAAtcataaaacaagaagaaagtgtGGATCCTGACTACTGGGAGAAATTGCTGCGGCACCATTATGAGCAGCAGCAAGAAGATCTGGCCCGAAATCTgggcaaaggaaaaagaatccGTAAACAGGTCAACTACAATGATGGCTCCCAGGAGGACCGAG atTGGCAGGACGACCAGTCCGACAACCAGTCCGATTATTCAGTGGCCTCAGAGGAAGGTGATGAAGACTTTGATGAACGTTCAGAAG CTCCCCGCAGGCCCAGTCGTAAGGGCCTGCGGAACGATAAAGATAAGCCATTGCCTCCTCTGTTGGCCCGTGTTGGTGGGAATATTGAA GTACTTGGTTTTAATGCTCGTCAGCGAAAAGCCTTTCTTAATGCAATTATGcgatatgggatgccacctcaggatGCTTTTACCACCCAGTGGCTTGTGAGAGATCTGCGAGGCAAATCAGAGAAAGAGTTCAA GGCTTACGTCTCTCTTTTTATGCGGCATTTATGTGAGCCGGGAGCAGATGGGGCTGAGACCTTTGCTGATGGTGTCCCCAGAGAAGGCCTGTCTCGCCAGCACGTTCTTACCAGGATTGGTGTTATGTCCTTGATTCGCAAGAAG GTTCAGGAGTTTGAACATGTTAATGGGCGCTGGAGCATGCCTGAACTTGCTGAagtagaggaaaacaaaaaaatgtccCAGCCCGGGTCACCTTCCCCCAAGACTCCTACACCCTCCACTCCAGGGGACACGCAACCCAATACTCCTGCACCTGCTCCACCTGCCG AGGATGggataaaaatagaggaaaatagcGTCAAAGAAGAGGAGAGtgcagaaggagaaaaggaggttAAATCTGCAGCCCCTGAGGCCACCGCTGAG tgtacacagccccctgcccctgcctcagaGGATGAAAAGGTCCTTGTTGAACCtcctgagggagaagagaaggtggaaaaggcagaGGTGAAGGAGAGAACAGACGAACCTATGGAGACAGAGCCCAAAG GTGTTGCTGATGTGGAAAAGGTGGAGGAGAAGTCAGCAATAGATCTCACCCCCATTGTGGTAGAGGACAAAG aagagaagaaagaagaagaagagaaaaaagaggtgaTGCTTCAGAATGGAGAGACTCCCAAGGACCTGAATGatgagaagcagaagaaaaatattaagcagCGTTTCATGTTCAACATCGCAGATGGTGGTTTTACTG AGTTGCATTCCCTTTGGCAGAATGAGGAGCGGGCAGCCACAGTCACCAAGAAGACTTACGAGATCTGGCATCGACGGCATGACTACTGGCTGCTGGCTGGCATCATAAA CCATGGCTATGCTCGGTGGCAGGACATCCAGAATGACCCACGTTATGCCATCCTCAATGAGCCTTTCAAGGGTGAAATGAACCGTGGCAATTTCTTAGAGATCAAGAATAAATTCCTAGCCCGAAGGTTCAAG CTCTTAGAACAAGCCCTGGTGATTGAGGAACAGCTGCGCCGGGCAGCTTACCTGAACATGTCAGAGGACCCCTCTCACCCTTCCATGGCCCTAAACACCCGCTTTGCTGAGGTGGAGTGTTTGGCGGAGAGTCATCAGCACCTGTCCAAGGAGTCAATGGCAGGAAACAAGCCAGCCAATGCAGTCCTGCACAAAG TTCTGAAACAGCTAGAAGAGCTGCTGAGTGACATGAAAGCCGATGTGACTCGACTCCCAGCTACTATTGCCCGAATTCCCCCAGTTGCTGTGCGGCTACAGATGTCAGAGCGTAACATTCTCAGCCGCCTGGCAAATCGAGCACCTGAACCTACTCCACAGCAG GTAGCCCAGCAGCAGTGA